The following proteins are encoded in a genomic region of Ostrea edulis chromosome 7, xbOstEdul1.1, whole genome shotgun sequence:
- the LOC130048002 gene encoding uncharacterized protein LOC130048002, with protein sequence MAEGDEHKSFWQEVQLNYPDGFSFKQVLDQNTIRRLENGDEELLAQMRKNYEESQASKVNATMATECTNFLEDEASDIEDSSASTSLGETTSTSCNNACWSREATELLIHLYEEYEEKMEDPRKKKKDIWKLITQGLKNGGFEFSQTKVEGKWRSLIASHKTLRDNKTKTGQKRKTFQHFERIDAILAKRHDVHPLLLSGSDVNTSTATVTKFSTKVDHSLLESKEEDNDFKGDTDSSTSDKERVASETSPENSRKSTSATACRRREKRKFASTSESGCYKICELPLHILKKIFEFVQRDDLNCKLFLVCKKFRNVVYLTRTKIIIHIETLTIDCGMKLMPDLEKVTIIGLSGGQKTSNIQPIINLFDVNFQKLESLVLKGFFLKNIFFQLLSSLSHVELRVLKFVLCDYRTVGELKCILEILPTLRYCDVACNLETVLDYHVFADIANELVGQVNLNLNTLEMVPSRLLRHKRAEYRAKWPTGQLFVRLDLLHFTRF encoded by the exons ATGGCGGAGGGAGACGAGCACAAGTC GTTCTGGCAAGAAGTTCAGCTAAATTATCCGGATGGCTTCTCCTTTAAGCAAGTGTTGGACCAAAACACAATAAGAAGATTAGAGAATGGag ATGAAGAATTACTAGCACAAATGAGAAAAAATTATGAGGAGAGCCAGGCATCTAAAGTTAATGCAACCATGGCAACAGAATGTACAAATTTTCTTGAGGATGAAGCAA GCGATATTGAAGATTCCTCTGCCAGTACCTCTTTAGGTGAGACTACTAGTACGTCATGTAACAATGCATGCTGGAGTAGAGAAGCCACTGAGCTTTTGATTCATCTGTATGAAGAATATGAAGAGAAAATGGAGGATccaagaaagaagaaaaaagatatttggAAGTTAATTACACAGGGGTTAAAAAATGGTGGCTTTGAATTTTCGCAAACCAAAGTGGAAGGCAAATGGAGAAGTTTAATCGCTTCTCATAAAACTCTGAGGGATAATAAAACTAAAACTGGGCAGAAACGTaaaacttttcaacattttgaaagAATAGATGCCATTCTGGCTAAGCGTCATGATGTTCATCCATTATTGTTATCGGGCTCCGATGTAAATACATCAACAGCaactgttacaaaatttagcacCAAAGTTGATCATTCTCTGTTAGAGTCGAAAGAGGAGGATAATGATTTCAAGGGAGATACAGACTCCAGCACTTCAGACAAAGAAAGGGTGGCCTCTGAAACTTCTCCCGAAAATAGCAGAAAAAGCACATCTGCAACAGCATGCAGACGACGTGAAAAAAGAAAGTTTGCTAGTACTTCAGAATCAG gttgctataaaatttgtgaattgCCACTGcacattttgaagaaaatttttgaGTTTGTTCAAAGGGATGATCTtaattgtaaattgtttttaGTTTGTAAAAAGTTCAGAAATGTAGTCTACCTCACAAGAACTAAAATAATCATTCACATTGAAACACTTACAATTGACTGTGGCATGAAGTTGATGCCAGACTTGGAAAAAGTGACAATAATTGGACTAAGTGGTGGGCAGAAAACCAGTAATATACAGCCAATTATCAACTTATTTGATGTGAACTTTCAAAAACTTGAAAGTCTTGTCCtgaaaggattttttttaaagaatattttttttcagttacTGAGTTCTTTGTCACATGTAGAGTTACGGGTTTTGAAATTTGTGTTGTGTGATTACAGAACAGTTGGAGAACTGAAATGTATTCTAGAAATACTTCCCACTCTTAGATATTGTGATGTTGCATGCAATTTGGAAACTGTTTTGGACTATCATGTTTTTGCAGATATAGCCAATGAATTGGTTGGTCAGGTGAACTTAAATCTGAATACTTTGGAAATGGTGCCATCACGTCTGCTCAGACACAAAAGAGCAGAGTACAGAGCTAAGTGGCCAACAGGGCAGCTGTTTGTTAGGCTGGATTTGCTGCATTTTACTAGATTTTAG